Within the Nitrososphaera sp. genome, the region TAACGGTAATCGTCGGCCTGCAGGACAGGCCCGACATTAAGGAAATCACCAAGGACATGAAGACAAAGATCGGGACAGGCGGCACGTTCAAGGACGGCCAGATAATACTGCAGGGCGATCATCGCGAGGCCGCAAAGAGCCTGCTTTTGAAGAGAGGCTACGTTGAACAGGCCATCGAGGTAATGTAGGCTACGCCTCAACTTTTGACGGTAGCAA harbors:
- a CDS encoding stress response translation initiation inhibitor YciH, producing the protein MGLTAKGFSTRTANIMPVVVASDFSIDDVVKELDKENARIIISKDIRKYSKPVTVIVGLQDRPDIKEITKDMKTKIGTGGTFKDGQIILQGDHREAAKSLLLKRGYVEQAIEVM